In Caballeronia sp. TF1N1, the genomic window AAGGAAGCACCGCTCTTCTCGACGGTGTGCGCCGGTTCGTCAACGTCCGCGACCTCGATATTGACCTGATCGACCGCATCAATCCGTTCGAGGCGGCTTATGCAGTGCTCGCCAAGGCGATGGACGAAAAATCTCTGCGTCAGGTGCAAGCCAGCATTGCCGCGAAAAAGGTGTCGATCTCCGAGGAAGACGCCCGCGAGCTGGCCAAGCGGGCACTGATGTTCAAGAACGAGCGGGGCCGGCTGCCCGATATCAACTCTGCCGACGCGTGGGAGAAGCGTATGGCCGAGGGCGTGGCCGCGCTGGCGCGTTACCGTGCGCAGGCCAAGGCGAAGGCAAATGGAGAGGTTGCCAATGGCTGATTTTGACGATGACGCGTTGCTGGAGGCCCTGGGGGTCGAGGCCGCGCCCCTGAAAGCGTCGAGCCATACTCCGCGCGAAGAGCGCATCATCGCTGGCTTCGAGGACATCCTGCGTTTTTACGTAGAGCATGGTCGGGCACCCCAGCACGGCGAAGATCGCGATATCTTCGAGCGCCTGTACGCCGTGCGCCTGGACCAATTGCGGAAGCTGCCGGAAGCGAAAGCACTTCTGGCGGATATGGATAGCGCCAACCTGCTATCGGGGGCTGCCGCTACCGTGGTGAATGTCGACGAACTTGACGAGGACGCACTGCTCGCCGAACTCGGGGTGTCCGACGAACCGGCGGAAAACGATATTACTAGCCTGCGCAACGTGCGGTCCTATGAAGCGCGCCGTGCCGCCGAAGAGATCGCCAACCGCACACGTTGTGCGGACTTCGAAAAATTCGAACCGCTGTTTGAGCGGGTTCAGCAGGAGATCAAGGCCGGAGAGCGCAAAATCATCAAGCTCGAAACGCGCTCCCTAGACGAGATTCAGAAAGGCACGTTTTTCGTCGTTGGCGGGCAGACAGCCTATATCGCGGAAGAGAAGGGCGAGTTCACAACCGACTATGACCGACGCGACATGCGTTTGCGCGTTATTTACGATAACGGCACCGAAAGCGAGGTTTTGCAACGGTCGTTTCAGCGAGCTCTCCACCTTGATAAAATTGCAAGGCTCATTACCGAGCCTGCTGTTGGCCCTCTTTTTGGAGATGTCCCCGAACAGGAGGACATTGAGAGCGGAACAATCTATGTCCTTCGTAGCTTGTCGAACAATCCGTATGTCGCGGAGCACCGCGAGGTCATCCACAAGATTGGAGTGACGGGCGGCAAAGTGTCAGCCCGCGTCGCCGGTGCATCGAAAGACGCAACCTACCTTTTAGCCGACGTTGAGGTCATAGCAGAGTACAAGCTGCACAACATCAATCGGGCACGGATGGAGAACCTCTTCCATCGCCTGTTCGGCGCGGCGCAGATCGACCTGA contains:
- a CDS encoding GIY-YIG nuclease family protein codes for the protein MADFDDDALLEALGVEAAPLKASSHTPREERIIAGFEDILRFYVEHGRAPQHGEDRDIFERLYAVRLDQLRKLPEAKALLADMDSANLLSGAAATVVNVDELDEDALLAELGVSDEPAENDITSLRNVRSYEARRAAEEIANRTRCADFEKFEPLFERVQQEIKAGERKIIKLETRSLDEIQKGTFFVVGGQTAYIAEEKGEFTTDYDRRDMRLRVIYDNGTESEVLQRSFQRALHLDKIARLITEPAVGPLFGDVPEQEDIESGTIYVLRSLSNNPYVAEHREVIHKIGVTGGKVSARVAGASKDATYLLADVEVIAEYKLHNINRARMENLFHRLFGAAQIDLTINDRFGNPVKPKEWFLVPLHVIDEAVKRIIDGTIISMVYDQQTAQLQKAPK